The following proteins come from a genomic window of Helicobacter canadensis MIT 98-5491:
- a CDS encoding acetolactate synthase large subunit, whose product MQLNGSEMVIHALKNEGVKVVFGYPGGAALNIYDEIYKQNFFEHILTRHEQAAIHAADGYARASGEVGVAIVTSGPGFTNAVTGIATAYMDSIPLVIISGQVPTSLIGTDAFQEIDAVGISRPCTKHNFLVKNIQELPKILKEAFYIARSGRPGPVHIDLPKDISATIGEFNYPNEIKLQTYKPTYKGNPRQIKKVAQAIKESKKPLLYLGGGCVASQSTNLIKEFCEITHIPVVETLMARGVMPHNHPDLLGMVGMHGSYVANMAMSETDLIIALGARFDDRVTGKLSEFAKYAQIVHVDIDPSSISKIVDVTYPIVGDVSSVLEELSGLIKEDYEVKNILAWRETLERYDKLHPLSYEDSEEILKPQWVIKKIGEILGKEALISTDVGQHQMWAAQFYPFSFPRQFITSGGLGTMGFGLPAAMGAKKAFPDKTSINISGDGSILMNIQELMTCLASQIPVINIVLNNNYLGMVRQWQTFFYENRYSETDLQLQPDFVKLAESFGGVGFVVHTKEEFVQCLNKAINSNKPALLDVRIDRFENVLPMVPTGGALFNMMLEYKE is encoded by the coding sequence ATGCAATTAAACGGCTCTGAAATGGTTATCCACGCTCTTAAAAATGAGGGCGTAAAAGTAGTTTTTGGTTATCCTGGTGGTGCGGCTTTAAATATTTATGATGAGATTTACAAACAAAACTTCTTTGAGCACATTCTCACACGCCACGAACAAGCGGCAATCCACGCTGCTGATGGTTATGCTAGAGCAAGTGGAGAAGTAGGAGTAGCTATTGTAACAAGCGGACCTGGCTTTACAAATGCTGTTACGGGAATTGCAACGGCTTATATGGATTCAATCCCTCTTGTCATTATTAGCGGACAAGTCCCAACAAGCCTTATTGGAACGGATGCTTTTCAAGAAATTGATGCTGTGGGAATCTCTCGTCCTTGCACCAAACATAATTTTCTTGTTAAAAATATTCAAGAATTGCCTAAAATCCTAAAAGAAGCTTTTTATATCGCTAGAAGTGGGCGTCCTGGTCCGGTACATATTGATTTACCTAAAGACATTAGTGCAACAATTGGTGAATTCAACTATCCAAATGAAATCAAACTCCAAACCTATAAACCAACTTACAAAGGCAATCCACGCCAAATCAAAAAAGTAGCTCAAGCCATTAAAGAATCCAAAAAACCGCTTTTATACCTTGGTGGTGGCTGTGTGGCTTCACAAAGCACCAATCTCATCAAAGAATTCTGTGAAATCACACACATTCCTGTTGTTGAAACACTTATGGCAAGGGGAGTAATGCCTCATAATCATCCCGATTTATTAGGAATGGTGGGAATGCATGGAAGTTATGTTGCCAATATGGCAATGAGCGAGACTGACCTTATTATCGCACTTGGAGCAAGGTTTGATGATAGGGTAACAGGCAAGCTAAGTGAATTTGCTAAATACGCACAAATCGTGCATGTTGATATTGATCCAAGTAGTATTAGCAAAATTGTTGATGTAACTTATCCTATCGTTGGGGATGTTAGTAGTGTCTTAGAAGAGCTTTCAGGATTAATCAAAGAAGATTATGAAGTTAAAAATATTCTTGCTTGGAGGGAGACACTAGAACGCTATGATAAACTCCATCCTTTAAGCTATGAAGATTCTGAAGAGATTTTAAAGCCCCAATGGGTTATTAAAAAAATAGGTGAGATTCTAGGCAAAGAAGCATTAATCTCTACTGATGTTGGGCAACATCAAATGTGGGCAGCACAATTTTATCCTTTTAGCTTTCCGCGTCAATTCATCACAAGCGGCGGTTTAGGAACTATGGGCTTTGGTTTGCCTGCTGCAATGGGAGCTAAAAAGGCATTTCCAGACAAAACTTCCATTAATATTAGCGGAGATGGAAGTATTTTGATGAATATTCAAGAGTTAATGACCTGTTTAGCAAGTCAGATTCCTGTAATCAATATTGTATTAAACAATAATTATCTAGGTATGGTAAGACAATGGCAAACTTTCTTTTATGAAAATCGCTATTCTGAAACCGACTTGCAACTCCAACCAGATTTTGTCAAACTTGCCGAATCATTTGGAGGAGTTGGGTTTGTTGTCCATACAAAAGAAGAATTCGTTCAATGTCTCAATAAAGCTATTAACTCAAACAAACCTGCTTTGCTTGATGTGCGAATTGATCGTTTTGAAAATGTTTTACCTATGGTGCCAACTGGTGGAGCATTGTTTAATATGATGTTAGAGTATAAGGAGTAA
- a CDS encoding prephenate dehydrogenase produces MQAGIIGLGLIGGSLGLALRETGMFKRIVGLDNNEIHLQQALSLGLVDEGVELDEIKLCDVIFLATPVEAILEILPKLIGIAPHTTIIDLGSTKYLISQNIPQEIRKNFVCAHPMSGTENFGPKAAFKELLAHHIVVLTDLEQSGEFQAAMAKEIFISLKMNIIKMDSKSHDNHAAFISHLPHIISYALANTVLSQQNPKDILALAGGGFKSMVRIAKSSPRMWSDIAKQNKNELLKSLDFFQKELEFATSLIKEEKWEELAKWMEKANSLYEIF; encoded by the coding sequence ATGCAAGCTGGAATCATTGGATTAGGATTAATTGGCGGTTCTTTAGGATTAGCTTTGAGAGAAACGGGAATGTTTAAGAGAATTGTAGGATTAGATAATAACGAAATCCACTTACAACAAGCACTTTCTCTAGGATTGGTTGATGAGGGAGTGGAGCTTGATGAAATCAAACTTTGTGATGTTATTTTTCTTGCCACTCCTGTTGAGGCAATTTTGGAAATTCTACCCAAACTAATAGGAATCGCTCCACACACAACCATCATTGATCTAGGTAGCACTAAATACCTTATCTCTCAAAATATTCCCCAAGAGATTCGCAAAAATTTTGTTTGTGCACACCCTATGAGTGGGACAGAAAACTTTGGTCCCAAAGCAGCTTTTAAAGAATTACTCGCTCATCACATTGTAGTTTTAACCGATTTGGAGCAAAGCGGAGAATTTCAGGCAGCAATGGCAAAAGAAATATTCATTTCTCTTAAAATGAATATCATCAAAATGGACTCCAAATCTCACGACAATCACGCTGCATTTATTAGCCATTTACCTCATATTATCAGCTATGCTCTTGCCAACACCGTTCTCTCTCAACAAAACCCAAAAGATATTTTAGCCCTTGCAGGTGGAGGGTTTAAAAGTATGGTCAGAATCGCTAAAAGCTCTCCAAGAATGTGGAGCGATATTGCCAAACAAAATAAAAATGAATTGCTAAAATCTCTTGATTTTTTTCAAAAAGAATTAGAATTTGCAACTTCCCTTATCAAAGAAGAAAAATGGGAAGAATTAGCAAAATGGATGGAAAAAGCCAATTCACTCTATGAAATTTTCTAA
- the lpxD gene encoding UDP-3-O-(3-hydroxymyristoyl)glucosamine N-acyltransferase yields MLLNQIVSFLKEKEVLGEILQWNEENKDWIEHSSFFDSEAITHIESPLKATCDSLTFLEKEKYLADIEKTKAKVILTRKAYVKNLPKTSLAFVSENPYLAMAYLTKFFAKPLFSSKIPPKIAPNATIAHNATIGNGSEIDENSVVMAGVVIGENVKIGKNCILYPNVCIYNDCEIGDNVSIHANSVIGSDGFGYAHTKDGQHIKIHHNGKVVLESEVEIGSNTSIDRAVFGQTRICKGTKIDNLVQIGHNCEIGEHSIIVSQAGISGSTTTGRNVVLGGQSGSAGHLHIGEFTQIGAKAAIAKSVPAFGKFSGHPLLPIQDWLKLQALFKKMLKKESQKD; encoded by the coding sequence ATGTTACTCAATCAAATTGTTAGCTTTTTAAAAGAAAAAGAAGTTTTAGGTGAGATTTTACAATGGAATGAAGAGAATAAAGATTGGATAGAACATTCTAGCTTTTTTGATTCTGAAGCGATTACCCATATTGAATCACCCCTAAAGGCTACTTGTGATTCCCTTACATTTTTAGAAAAAGAAAAATATCTAGCCGATATTGAAAAAACTAAAGCCAAAGTGATTCTCACGCGTAAAGCCTATGTTAAAAATCTTCCCAAAACCTCCCTTGCTTTTGTAAGTGAAAACCCTTACCTAGCAATGGCATATTTAACAAAATTTTTTGCCAAACCACTTTTTAGCTCCAAAATTCCTCCAAAAATTGCCCCAAATGCCACAATTGCTCATAATGCTACAATTGGAAATGGCAGTGAGATTGATGAAAATTCTGTAGTAATGGCAGGTGTTGTAATTGGCGAAAATGTCAAAATTGGAAAAAACTGCATTCTTTATCCTAATGTTTGCATTTATAATGATTGTGAAATTGGAGATAATGTGAGTATTCACGCCAATTCTGTCATTGGAAGCGATGGGTTTGGCTATGCTCACACCAAAGATGGACAACATATTAAAATCCACCATAATGGCAAAGTTGTGCTTGAAAGTGAAGTTGAAATCGGCTCTAATACCTCTATAGACAGAGCAGTTTTTGGGCAAACACGCATCTGTAAAGGCACTAAAATTGATAATCTTGTTCAAATTGGACATAATTGTGAGATTGGCGAACACTCTATTATTGTTTCTCAAGCAGGAATTTCTGGATCTACCACAACAGGGCGTAATGTAGTGCTAGGCGGACAAAGCGGAAGTGCTGGGCATTTGCATATTGGTGAATTCACTCAAATTGGTGCAAAGGCAGCGATTGCAAAAAGCGTCCCTGCTTTTGGAAAATTTTCTGGTCACCCACTTTTACCAATTCAAGATTGGTTAAAATTACAAGCCCTTTTCAAAAAAATGCTGAAAAAAGAATCGCAAAAAGACTAA
- a CDS encoding aminotransferase class V-fold PLP-dependent enzyme, with amino-acid sequence MPHNFKNLNTKEKKALLKKEILLAKNKYYFDWTASGLAAKCIEKRIKKILPFYANPHSESSLHSKIIGDTYEQARKNLKQIFGLDSSFALISCGFGSSAAIKKFQEILGIYLPPQTRKTLKLHEIDSSKLPLVIVGPYEHHSNELSFREGLCEVIRIPLNEEGLVDLKALEQTLITNVHRKIIASFSLTSNVSGILSPFMQISNLIRQYGGIVCFDMASSSAYFDIPSSFYDAAFLSPHKLLGGISSSGILIIKRNLINKTLPPTFCGGGVVGYVSRTSQIYFANEEIREESGTPGILEFIRASLAYQLRQEIGQEWIMQTKEKLICIFKEFLETHPKITLYGNPNYNIIGTFAFNIQEKSPYEIATILSNNYGILVRAGCSCAGPYGHDLLNLEDNTTFTQKPGWIRVSLHYTHRKKDLHYLCECLKKLCK; translated from the coding sequence TTGCCTCATAATTTTAAAAATCTAAACACTAAAGAAAAAAAGGCTTTGCTTAAAAAAGAAATCTTACTAGCAAAAAACAAATATTATTTTGATTGGACGGCAAGTGGATTGGCTGCAAAATGCATAGAAAAACGCATCAAAAAGATTCTCCCCTTTTATGCCAATCCACACTCTGAAAGCTCACTTCACTCTAAAATCATCGGCGACACTTATGAACAAGCACGCAAGAATCTAAAACAAATCTTTGGGCTTGATTCTAGCTTTGCACTCATTTCTTGTGGCTTTGGCTCAAGTGCTGCTATCAAAAAGTTTCAAGAAATCCTAGGAATCTATCTCCCACCCCAAACTAGAAAAACCCTCAAACTTCACGAAATTGATTCCTCTAAATTACCCCTTGTTATTGTTGGACCCTATGAACACCATAGCAATGAATTAAGCTTTAGAGAAGGCTTATGCGAAGTAATACGAATCCCACTTAATGAGGAAGGTTTAGTAGATTTAAAGGCTCTAGAACAAACTTTAATTACCAATGTTCATCGCAAAATCATTGCTTCTTTCTCACTTACTTCAAATGTTAGTGGGATTCTAAGCCCTTTTATGCAAATCTCAAATCTAATCCGACAATATGGCGGAATCGTATGCTTTGATATGGCAAGCTCTTCTGCTTATTTTGATATTCCAAGCTCTTTTTATGATGCTGCTTTTCTCTCTCCACATAAGCTCTTAGGCGGAATCTCAAGTAGTGGAATCCTTATTATTAAACGCAATTTAATTAACAAAACTCTGCCTCCTACTTTTTGTGGTGGTGGTGTGGTGGGCTATGTTTCACGCACAAGTCAAATTTATTTTGCCAATGAAGAAATTCGCGAAGAATCAGGAACACCTGGGATTTTAGAGTTTATTAGAGCGAGTTTAGCCTACCAATTACGCCAAGAAATTGGGCAAGAATGGATTATGCAAACCAAAGAAAAACTCATTTGCATCTTTAAAGAATTTTTAGAAACTCACCCTAAAATCACTCTTTATGGCAATCCAAACTACAACATTATTGGAACTTTTGCATTTAATATCCAAGAAAAATCCCCTTATGAAATTGCCACTATACTTTCAAATAACTATGGAATCTTGGTGCGTGCAGGTTGTTCTTGTGCTGGACCTTATGGTCATGATTTACTCAATTTAGAAGACAACACAACTTTTACTCAAAAACCCGGTTGGATTCGTGTGAGTTTGCATTACACACATCGCAAAAAAGATCTCCACTATCTTTGTGAATGCCTAAAAAAATTATGCAAATAA
- a CDS encoding dehypoxanthine futalosine cyclase — protein MNLQWGRDFKMTMQEKIDRAIVRTKIPRVSKEEILDLMQNASLKELGERAFRVKQVLHPDNITTFVVDRNINYTNICWVDCKFCAFKRKINESETYILSFEEIDKKIEELLAIGGTQILFQGGVHPSLKIEWYEDLVSHISQKYPQITVHGFSAIEINYIAKISKIPISEVLKRLQKCGLASIPGAGAEILSDRVRDVIAPKKLDSDEWIEVHREAHKIGMRSTATMMFGSVENDLDIIEHWERIRNIQDETNGFRAFILWSFQPAFTPLQKEFPTIHKASSNRYLRLLACSRIFLDNFQNIQSSWVTQGSYIGQLALLFGANDLGSTMMEENVVAAAGARNSMNQAEMIALIKDVGEIPAKRNTAYDILETF, from the coding sequence TTGAATTTACAATGGGGCAGAGATTTTAAGATGACAATGCAAGAAAAAATAGATAGAGCAATCGTTAGGACTAAGATTCCGCGTGTGAGCAAGGAAGAAATTTTGGATTTAATGCAAAATGCTTCTTTGAAAGAATTAGGTGAGAGAGCCTTTAGAGTAAAGCAGGTTTTGCACCCAGATAATATTACAACTTTTGTGGTGGATAGAAATATTAACTACACTAATATTTGTTGGGTGGATTGTAAGTTTTGTGCTTTTAAGCGTAAAATTAATGAAAGTGAGACTTATATCCTTAGTTTTGAAGAAATTGATAAGAAAATTGAAGAATTGCTTGCCATTGGTGGGACACAAATACTTTTTCAAGGTGGGGTGCATCCAAGTCTTAAAATAGAATGGTATGAAGATTTGGTTTCACATATTTCGCAAAAATACCCTCAAATCACGGTGCATGGGTTTTCTGCTATTGAGATTAATTACATTGCAAAAATCTCTAAAATTCCTATTAGTGAAGTATTGAAAAGACTTCAAAAATGTGGATTAGCTTCAATTCCTGGTGCAGGAGCAGAGATTTTAAGCGATAGAGTGCGTGATGTCATAGCACCTAAAAAGCTAGATAGCGATGAATGGATAGAGGTGCATAGAGAAGCCCACAAAATTGGAATGAGAAGCACTGCTACAATGATGTTTGGAAGTGTGGAGAATGATTTAGATATTATTGAGCATTGGGAGAGAATCCGTAATATTCAAGATGAGACTAATGGTTTTAGAGCATTTATTTTATGGAGTTTTCAACCTGCTTTCACGCCTTTACAAAAGGAATTTCCAACAATTCATAAAGCTTCATCAAATCGTTATTTGAGGCTTTTAGCTTGTAGTCGAATCTTTTTGGATAATTTTCAAAATATTCAAAGTAGTTGGGTAACACAGGGTTCTTATATTGGGCAACTTGCATTGCTTTTTGGGGCTAATGATTTGGGTAGCACGATGATGGAAGAAAATGTTGTCGCTGCAGCAGGTGCTAGAAACTCAATGAATCAAGCCGAAATGATTGCTTTGATTAAAGATGTGGGCGAGATTCCAGCTAAACGCAATACAGCTTATGATATTTTGGAGACTTTTTAG
- the ilvN gene encoding acetolactate synthase small subunit has translation MEIKRVITVTVLNEHGVLSRISGLFAGRGYNIESLTVAPIFDTNLSRITITTQGDKKVLEQILKQLHKLIPVLKVLEDEQIIEQESVLVKFSNKESLSELSTIFASYNGKLLEVNEKYAIFMACDCHMRINSLLQAIQIYKPKDITRSGISAIEVN, from the coding sequence ATGGAGATTAAACGCGTTATTACCGTAACGGTTTTAAATGAGCATGGAGTGTTATCAAGAATTAGTGGATTATTTGCAGGGCGTGGGTATAATATCGAATCACTCACCGTAGCACCTATTTTTGATACCAATCTTTCTAGAATAACCATTACAACACAAGGGGATAAGAAAGTATTAGAACAGATTCTAAAACAACTCCACAAACTCATCCCTGTCTTAAAAGTTTTAGAAGATGAGCAAATTATTGAACAAGAATCGGTGCTTGTAAAATTCTCCAATAAAGAATCTCTTAGTGAGCTCTCAACTATTTTTGCAAGTTACAATGGAAAATTACTAGAAGTCAATGAAAAATACGCAATTTTTATGGCTTGTGATTGCCATATGCGAATCAATAGCTTACTCCAAGCAATCCAAATCTATAAGCCAAAAGATATTACAAGAAGCGGTATTTCAGCCATTGAAGTCAATTAA
- the bamA gene encoding outer membrane protein assembly factor BamA: MSFFPKTLSFVVAAFALSSSLKAAELPIIKEIRYEGLNYISPLIANEIAKIKINEVMDIESVNKSIVNFYEQGYFKDIWITEENGILTYHFVEKPVIASLVVSGYGAGKDQSVLDKEIGLKKGDVYDEIKIANTRKKIISLLESQGYYNTVVEVKTEEISQNALKVTLEINKGEEIIIRKANYYGREELKVSRIEASTANKERDFIGWMWGFNSGKLQINEIENDALRIRDLYMQKGFLDAEVDTPFLRTDFTTYNAELDFYIKEGQLYKVSGVDIVLEEDVIPLEDLYDIVHLKKGKKFNISTMRKDVEAIKYKIGDLGYAFTRVTPDLDKNQENAEVRVVYYIQPGKKVKVRDVLISGNSKTLDRVIRRNVLLAPGDQYEMSKIERSKNAIMRTGGFDSVDIEEKRVDEENIDLLVNVKEGKTGEFTFGVGYGSYDGIMGSASIKDRNIFGTGLTAGLYFDKSEISTSYRVNLYNPAVLDSNYSLSTDVYQTDYVDYDYREVTQGISLVGGRRITDTLEASMGYTYQKSKLSEFNNPFYSRYYKGEYIKSSVIPGLYFDNTDSYFFPKNGWKAGGSLEYAGVGGDAKFWKYFGNLYYFKSLEDWTDLDLIFRFRSKFGYIDDNGYVPINERFYLGGVSSLRGFQSNSITPRDKYGVRIGGNQTLYGSVELSYGLFETVQMRLSAFYDYGMLGEDKLTQIQRDSVGVALEWISPIGAITFIVPKALNPKKGDDTSSFEFTMGQRF; encoded by the coding sequence ATGAGCTTTTTCCCAAAAACATTATCCTTTGTAGTGGCGGCTTTTGCTTTATCAAGCAGTTTAAAAGCTGCAGAATTACCTATTATTAAAGAGATTCGCTATGAAGGGTTAAATTACATTTCCCCTTTGATTGCTAATGAAATTGCAAAGATTAAAATTAATGAAGTAATGGATATTGAAAGTGTGAATAAAAGTATCGTTAATTTCTATGAACAAGGGTATTTTAAAGATATTTGGATTACAGAAGAAAATGGAATCTTAACTTATCATTTTGTGGAAAAGCCTGTAATTGCAAGCTTGGTAGTGAGTGGATATGGTGCAGGAAAAGATCAATCGGTTCTTGATAAAGAAATAGGGCTTAAAAAGGGTGATGTTTATGATGAGATAAAAATTGCCAATACGCGTAAAAAGATTATTTCACTTTTGGAATCTCAAGGATACTATAATACCGTTGTGGAGGTAAAAACAGAAGAAATTTCACAAAATGCACTCAAAGTAACGCTAGAGATTAATAAGGGTGAAGAAATTATCATTAGAAAAGCAAATTATTATGGCAGGGAAGAATTAAAAGTTTCGCGTATTGAGGCATCTACTGCCAATAAAGAGCGAGATTTCATTGGTTGGATGTGGGGGTTTAATAGCGGTAAATTGCAAATTAATGAAATTGAAAATGATGCCCTTAGAATCCGCGATCTTTATATGCAAAAAGGCTTTTTGGATGCAGAAGTGGATACGCCTTTTTTGCGAACAGATTTTACGACTTATAATGCTGAATTAGATTTTTATATCAAGGAAGGGCAACTTTATAAGGTTTCTGGCGTTGATATTGTTTTAGAAGAAGATGTGATTCCACTAGAAGATCTTTATGATATTGTGCATTTAAAAAAAGGTAAAAAATTTAATATTAGCACGATGCGTAAAGATGTGGAAGCAATTAAGTATAAAATTGGGGATTTGGGCTATGCCTTTACTCGAGTAACTCCTGATTTGGATAAGAATCAAGAGAATGCAGAAGTGCGGGTAGTTTATTATATTCAGCCAGGCAAAAAAGTAAAGGTGCGTGATGTTTTGATTTCAGGTAATTCTAAGACGCTTGATAGGGTGATTCGTAGAAATGTATTGTTAGCCCCAGGTGATCAATATGAAATGAGTAAGATTGAGCGTTCTAAAAATGCGATTATGAGAACAGGTGGCTTTGATAGTGTGGATATTGAAGAAAAGCGGGTTGATGAGGAAAATATTGATTTGCTTGTGAATGTTAAAGAGGGTAAGACAGGAGAATTCACCTTTGGTGTAGGGTATGGAAGTTATGATGGAATAATGGGAAGTGCATCTATCAAAGATAGAAATATTTTTGGGACAGGGCTAACAGCTGGACTTTATTTTGATAAGAGTGAGATTTCTACTTCTTATCGTGTGAATCTTTATAATCCTGCGGTTTTGGATAGTAATTATAGTCTTTCTACAGATGTTTATCAAACAGATTATGTGGATTATGATTATCGTGAAGTTACGCAAGGGATTAGCCTTGTTGGTGGGCGGAGAATCACTGATACATTAGAAGCAAGTATGGGTTATACTTATCAAAAATCTAAACTTTCAGAATTTAATAATCCTTTTTATAGTCGCTATTATAAGGGAGAGTATATTAAGTCTTCTGTGATTCCTGGGCTATATTTTGATAATACTGATTCTTACTTCTTTCCCAAAAATGGTTGGAAAGCAGGCGGTTCTTTAGAATATGCAGGAGTGGGAGGAGATGCTAAATTTTGGAAGTATTTTGGAAATTTATATTATTTTAAATCTTTAGAGGATTGGACAGATTTGGATTTGATATTTAGATTTAGATCTAAGTTTGGATATATTGATGATAATGGTTATGTCCCAATTAATGAAAGATTTTATTTAGGGGGTGTTAGCTCATTAAGAGGTTTCCAAAGTAACTCTATTACGCCACGCGATAAATATGGAGTGAGGATTGGTGGGAATCAAACACTTTATGGTTCAGTGGAGTTAAGTTATGGGTTATTTGAGACGGTGCAAATGCGATTGAGTGCATTTTATGATTATGGTATGTTAGGAGAGGATAAACTTACACAGATTCAGCGTGATTCTGTGGGTGTAGCTTTGGAGTGGATTTCGCCTATTGGAGCCATTACTTTTATTGTTCCTAAAGCGCTCAATCCTAAAAAGGGTGATGATACCTCTTCTTTTGAATTTACAATGGGGCAGAGATTTTAA
- a CDS encoding cation:proton antiporter — MDSLITFGVISLLIVVAPFFSALTRLPLVVIEIMLGALAFYFGFFKHFDSLEFVAHIGFLFLMFLCGLEVDLKTFSRLGVGFIKSASVYFFMLYGVAVLYVFYSGLSVFYIAALPVMSLGMIMALLREYPKNTQWLQMALNVGILGELISIVVLVLLNGVYSYGITWKLYETLFVLFAFLGVIVGIFKVANVLFWWFPTLKFYVIPQDSSKNQDIRFSVMLFLTMIGIAQILDLERALGAFLAGMILATYFHHQKGLAEKLNEIGFGFFVPLFFVYVGSTLDLDLIFQKPHLFSEVFVIIVVMVLLRIIGAFVAYRKYFESYKEVLLFAFSHSMPLTFLVATAQLGKQFGAISTEEYYAFIIAALLEGILLTICIKLISNYKAKDTISLT, encoded by the coding sequence ATGGATAGCCTTATTACTTTTGGTGTGATTTCGTTGTTAATTGTTGTAGCCCCTTTTTTTAGTGCATTGACAAGATTGCCTTTAGTGGTAATAGAGATTATGCTTGGAGCGTTGGCATTTTATTTTGGTTTTTTTAAGCACTTTGATTCTTTAGAGTTTGTAGCACATATTGGGTTTTTGTTTTTAATGTTTTTGTGCGGTTTGGAAGTGGATTTAAAAACTTTCAGTAGGCTTGGAGTTGGGTTTATAAAATCAGCTAGTGTGTATTTTTTTATGCTTTATGGTGTGGCGGTTTTATATGTGTTTTATAGCGGATTGTCTGTGTTTTATATTGCGGCTTTGCCAGTTATGAGTTTAGGGATGATTATGGCACTTTTGAGAGAATATCCTAAAAACACACAATGGCTTCAAATGGCATTAAATGTTGGGATTTTGGGGGAGCTTATTAGTATTGTAGTGTTGGTGCTTTTAAATGGTGTGTATTCTTATGGAATTACTTGGAAGCTTTATGAAACACTTTTTGTGCTTTTTGCCTTTTTGGGTGTTATTGTGGGGATTTTTAAGGTAGCAAATGTTCTATTTTGGTGGTTTCCAACATTGAAGTTTTATGTGATTCCGCAAGATTCAAGTAAGAATCAAGATATTCGTTTTAGTGTGATGTTGTTTTTAACAATGATTGGAATCGCACAAATATTGGACTTAGAACGCGCGCTTGGTGCGTTTTTGGCAGGGATGATTTTGGCAACTTATTTCCATCATCAAAAGGGCTTAGCAGAAAAACTTAATGAAATTGGTTTTGGCTTTTTTGTGCCATTGTTTTTTGTGTATGTGGGATCGACTTTGGATTTGGATTTGATTTTTCAAAAACCGCATTTGTTTTCAGAAGTGTTTGTGATTATTGTAGTAATGGTGCTTTTACGAATCATTGGTGCTTTTGTGGCTTATAGAAAATATTTTGAAAGCTACAAAGAAGTCTTGCTTTTTGCTTTTAGCCATTCGATGCCACTTACTTTTTTGGTAGCAACAGCACAGCTTGGAAAGCAATTTGGGGCTATTAGCACAGAAGAATATTATGCGTTTATTATCGCAGCTCTCTTAGAAGGGATTTTATTGACTATTTGTATTAAATTAATTAGTAATTATAAGGCTAAAGACACTATTAGCCTTACTTGA